The proteins below come from a single Syntrophales bacterium genomic window:
- a CDS encoding PxxKW family cysteine-rich protein, with product MVCQSIKIGSECAFMSKRGCGFNGGSCHPIIDKCEGCSKIIECPTGKYCMIYPDPVSKWAIGGCPMASHLNKDTTVATQKINPLKASKRSKR from the coding sequence ATGGTTTGTCAAAGTATAAAGATCGGGTCTGAGTGTGCTTTTATGAGTAAGAGGGGGTGTGGATTTAATGGAGGTAGTTGTCATCCAATCATTGATAAGTGTGAAGGTTGCTCGAAGATTATAGAGTGTCCTACTGGAAAATACTGCATGATTTATCCTGATCCTGTAAGTAAATGGGCTATCGGCGGATGTCCTATGGCATCACACCTTAATAAAGATACAACAGTAGCTACACAAAAAATTAATCCGTTAAAAGCCTCAAAGAGATCAAAAAGATAA
- a CDS encoding MerR family transcriptional regulator, which translates to MDVEIPDKSYFRIGEVSRILGVEPYVVRYWESEFKTIKPVRTKSDQRLYRKKDVEELVTIRNLLYSEQFTIAGAKKKLSRLNREDSNVSEDSYRDRLVRIKKELLKIREMVG; encoded by the coding sequence ATGGACGTGGAGATTCCCGACAAATCGTATTTCCGTATCGGTGAGGTCAGCAGAATACTCGGTGTGGAGCCTTATGTTGTAAGGTACTGGGAGTCTGAATTTAAGACGATAAAGCCTGTTCGGACAAAATCTGACCAGCGGCTGTATAGGAAAAAGGATGTAGAGGAATTAGTGACGATCAGGAATCTCTTATACTCTGAACAGTTTACTATAGCTGGTGCAAAGAAGAAGTTATCCAGGCTGAATAGGGAAGATAGCAATGTGTCCGAGGACAGCTACAGAGATCGGTTGGTACGTATCAAGAAAGAATTATTGAAAATAAGAGAGATGGTAGGCTAA